A region of uncultured Desulfobacter sp. DNA encodes the following proteins:
- the cas2 gene encoding CRISPR-associated endonuclease Cas2 — protein MERVYLVCYDICDQKRWRRIYKTMKGYGAWLQLSVFQCRLNKEELLKMTDALTEIMNRQEDHLLIIDIGPAENISLRVESYGKPFQPIVQGAVVI, from the coding sequence ATATTTGCGACCAGAAACGCTGGCGCAGAATCTACAAAACCATGAAAGGCTATGGCGCATGGCTGCAGTTGTCGGTCTTCCAGTGTCGGCTGAACAAAGAAGAGCTGTTGAAGATGACCGACGCCCTGACGGAAATAATGAACCGGCAGGAGGACCATTTACTGATTATTGACATTGGTCCGGCTGAAAACATTTCCCTGAGGGTGGAAAGCTATGGAAAACCGTTCCAGCCCATTGTCCAGGGCGCAGTGGTCATATGA